One Oryza glaberrima chromosome 11, OglaRS2, whole genome shotgun sequence genomic region harbors:
- the LOC127755876 gene encoding putative disease resistance protein RGA3, whose product MADPVTVSAAVGWGISAVGWVVSPIITNLINKGFSYLDLGSRGRSAKLNELENKVSELRRVLEAVEESSKSTGRSSTSTSAPPDVSRLALKRILDKIENIINEAHKVLPLTNLPGYTRADIVSSSTRSAVTTATPPPVVIGRDKDRDDIIAMLHENVDDIQPGSGSIIGIHGIAGSGKSTLAQLVCASEKNADHFDLIMWVHVSQNFSVRTILTEMLEAATGKQCDNLNNVDILERNLEAELRRHRFFLVLDDIWYDGENQQELQKILAPLKAGKAGSKILATSRNMDALLALGAGRCILISDMDDNVFLKLFMHYALEGANIDEQDRRIFEVIGVDIAKKLRKSPLAARTVGGQLRIRLNIDFWRDARDRDLLNQTMGALCIFPRRHRLKRDELVTLWVAEGFIRTSDQGEEEAVGRQYFDELVSSSFLMKQTGGGPTNYFTVHDLLHDLAEKVAGSDCFRIEKGLQGVIIPPGVRHLSIETFDKEMITEKISEMENLHSLIIHGSDIDMIADETLFESMFTRMRKLRVLGVKTFGFKQRRELSFPNSISNLKHLRYFGFATGSTSTCKLVLPRTMTKLYHLQVLDFGYCRELVFSSEEDLCRLTNLRHFIASDQELNIPNFGRLTSLQTIPLLTVTKEAGCEIQQLAQLNKLRGRLQIEGLENVESKEAAAGANLAAKKGLKELVLVWDWNDESCSPDVQAEVLEGLCPPMELETLEIRGYRCSMYPSWLVAGTPYQITWSVSSHSRN is encoded by the exons AAGAGTACTGGTAGGTCAAGTACCAGTACTAGTGCACCTCCTGATGTGTCAAGGTTGGCGTTGAAGAGAATTCTAGATAAGATAGAAAACATTATCAATGAAGCCCACAAAGTTTTGCCTCTTACGAACTTGCCAGGCTACACTAGGGCTGACATTGTTTCTTCCAGTACACGCAGTGCAGTCACTACTGCGACTCCTCCACCCGTCGTAATCGGCCGAGACAAGGATCGTGACGACATCATAGCTATGCTTCATGAGAATGTAGATGACATACAACCAGGATCTGGAAGTATAATTGGTATTCATGGCATCGCCGGTTCTGGGAAATCTACCCTTGCACAGCTTGTTTGTGCCAGTGAGAAAAATGCTGATCATTTCGATCTTATTATGTGGGTTCatgtttctcagaattttagTGTGCGTACCATTCTTACCGAGATGCTCGAGGCAGCTACAGGGAAGCAATGTGATAACTTGAATAATGTTGACATCCTCGAACGGAATCTGGAGGCAGAACTGCGTAGACATCggttctttcttgtactagatgACATCTGGTACGACGGTGAGAATCAGCAGGAGCTACAGAAAATATTGGCTCCATTGAAGGCTGGGAAGGCAGGAAGCAAGATTTTAGCAACTAGTCGAAACATGGACGCACTGTTAGCTCTGGGTGCAGGGAGATGTATTTTGATATCTGACATGGATGACAACGTCTTCCTCAAGTTATTCATGCATTATGCGCTTGAAGGTGCGAACATCGATGAACAAGATCGAAGGATATTTGAAGTGATTGGAGTTGACATTGCAAAAAAGCTGAGGAAATCACCTCTGGCGGCCAGAACAGTAGGAGGACAACTGCGTATAAGACTGAATATTGACTTCTGGAGGGATGCTCGTGATCGAGACCTTCTGAACCAGACAATGGGAGCTCTGT GTATTTTCCCTCGAAGACATCGGCTGAAACGTGATGAGTTAGTTACACTGTGGGTGGCAGAAGGGTTTATTAGGACTAGTGAtcagggagaggaggaagctgTTGGTCGGCAATACTTTGACGAACTAGTATCGTCCTCATTTCTGATGAAGCAAACCGGAGGTGGTCCGACGAATTACTTTACAGTTCATGATCTGCTGCATGATTTAGCGGAGAAGGTCGCAGGAAGTGATTGCTTTAGAATTGAGAAAGGATTGCAAGGAGTTATTATTCCTCCAGGTGTTCGCCATCTTTCTATCGAGACTTTTGATAAAGAAATGATTACTGAGAAAATTTCGGAAATGGAAAATTTACACTCTCTGATCATTCATGGGAGCGACATAGACATGATTGCTGATGAAACACTATTTGAAAGTATGTTCACGAGGATGAGGAAATTGCGGGTACTGGGAGTAAAAACCTTCGGATTCAAACAGAGAAGAGAGTTATCATTCCCAAACTCTATCAGCAACTTAAAGCATCTACGATATTTTGGTTTCGCAACGGGCTCTACCTCTACTTGCAAGCTAGTTTTGCCAAGAACAATGACAAAGCTTTACCATTTGCAGGTGCTAGATTTTGGTTACTGCAGAGAATTAGTATTCTCCTCAGAAGAAGATTTATGTAGACTCACCAACCTGCGGCACTTCATCGCTAGCGATCAAGAGCTGAACATCCCAAACTTTGGCAGGCTGACATCACTCCAGACGATACCATTGCTCACAGTAACCAAGGAAGCCGGGTGCGAGATACAGCAGCTGGCACAACTAAACAAGCTTCGAGGCAGGCTGCAGATCGAGGGTCTTGAAAATGTTGAAAGCAAGGAGGCAGCTGCTGGAGCAAATCTTGCTGCCAAGAAAGGCCTCAAAGAATTGGTACTGGTATGGGATTGGAATGATGAGAGCTGCAGCCCGGACGTTCAAGCAGAGGTACTGGAGGGACTTTGCCCACCCATGGAGCTTGAAACACTGGAAATCAGGGGTTACCGTTGCTCAATGTATCCTAGTTGGCTTGTGG CTGGGACTCCTTACCAGATAACATGGAGCGTCTCAAGTCACTCGAGAAACTAG